A region of Sugiyamaella lignohabitans strain CBS 10342 chromosome A, complete sequence DNA encodes the following proteins:
- the DNF1 gene encoding aminophospholipid-translocating P4-type ATPase DNF1 (Aminophospholipid translocase (flippase); localizes primarily to the plasma membrane; contributes to endocytosis, protein transport and cell polarity; type 4 P-type ATPase; DNF1 has a paralog, DNF2, that arose from the whole genome duplication; GO_component: GO:0005794 - Golgi apparatus [Evidence IEA,IEA]; GO_component: GO:0005768 - endosome [Evidence IEA]; GO_component: GO:0010008 - endosome membrane [Evidence IEA]; GO_component: GO:0016021 - integral component of membrane [Evidence IEA,IEA]; GO_component: GO:0016021 - integral component of membrane [Evidence ISM] [PMID 12192589]; GO_component: GO:0016020 - membrane [Evidence IEA]; GO_component: GO:0005739 - mitochondrion [Evidence IDA] [PMID 14576278]; GO_component: GO:0005739 - mitochondrion [Evidence IDA] [PMID 16823961]; GO_component: GO:0005886 - plasma membrane [Evidence IEA,IEA]; GO_component: GO:0005886 - plasma membrane [Evidence IDA] [PMID 12221123]; GO_component: GO:0005886 - plasma membrane [Evidence IDA] [PMID 12631737]; GO_function: GO:0005524 - ATP binding [Evidence IEA,IEA]; GO_function: GO:0015662 - ATPase activity, coupled to transmembrane movement of ions, phosphorylative mechanism [Evidence ISS] [PMID 9224683]; GO_function: GO:0019829 - cation-transporting ATPase activity [Evidence IEA]; GO_function: GO:0016787 - hydrolase activity [Evidence IEA]; GO_function: GO:0000287 - magnesium ion binding [Evidence IEA]; GO_function: GO:0046872 - metal ion binding [Evidence IEA]; GO_function: GO:0000166 - nucleotide binding [Evidence IEA,IEA]; GO_function: GO:0004012 - phospholipid-translocating ATPase activity [Evidence IEA,IEA]; GO_function: GO:0004012 - phospholipid-translocating ATPase activity [Evidence IGI] [PMID 12631737]; GO_function: GO:0004012 - phospholipid-translocating ATPase activity [Evidence IGI,IMP] [PMID 17015438]; GO_process: GO:0006812 - cation transport [Evidence IEA]; GO_process: GO:0006897 - endocytosis [Evidence IGI,IMP] [PMID 12631737]; GO_process: GO:0007163 - establishment or maintenance of cell polarity [Evidence IGI] [PMID 15461661]; GO_process: GO:0006886 - intracellular protein transport [Evidence IGI] [PMID 12221123]; GO_process: GO:0006869 - lipid transport [Evidence IEA]; GO_process: GO:0008152 - metabolic process [Evidence IEA]; GO_process: GO:0045332 - phospholipid translocation [Evidence IGI] [PMID 12631737]; GO_process: GO:0045332 - phospholipid translocation [Evidence IGI,IMP] [PMID 17015438]; GO_process: GO:0015914 - phospholipid transport [Evidence IEA]; GO_process: GO:0006810 - transport [Evidence IEA]), whose translation MAAVPIIVIVCITAVKDAIEDYRRTILDLDLNNTATEILAYNHNYNVTDESVSAWRKFKKANTRLMLRIIRAVNRQREKKKLKKMGKPYDSSASGDQIGHELTRATTIYSMRNSYSMSDMGDSTTKDLGNGMRNSYDDSRNPFADSTAHVKDTPVAPIVDNTHPSAGKARFRKDFWKNVRVGDFVRIRNNDEIPADIVVLSTSDGDGACYIETKNLDGESNLKVRQALKCGEGIKHSDDCEKSKFWIESEGPLPNLYAYNGVAKWLDNSENGMGEGIGGSYDYQHDPEQATRSEPISINNVLLRGCSLRNTEWVIGVVIFTGVETKIMLNAGQTPTKRSRISRELNISVMFNFILLFILCFVSGVLNGIEFGKSNTSIDFFEYGSIGGSPPVDGLVTFWAAVILYQSLVPISLYISIEIVKTIQAFFIYSDYHMYYEPIDYPCTPKSWNISDDLGQIEYIFSDKTGTLTQNIMEFKKCTINGMAYGKAYTEAMAGMRKREGIDVVEEAQRMKIEIAADKKEMIRSLQQISDNNQLIDDEVTFISSRFVKDLASGEDREQQRANGHFMLALALCHSVLTEKSKKYPGRLDFKAQSPDEAALVATARDVGFSFLERTQKGVILNVQGVEQEYQILNTLEFNSTRKRMSAIVKFKSGQDGCEKEKILLICKGADSVIYSRLKPGEQEVLRKETALHLEQFANEGLRTLCIAERELTSEEYHDFNRRHELAAAAIVNREEKIEEVADAFERNLTLIGGTAIEDRLQDGVPESIALLSDAGIKLWVLTGDKVETAINIGFSCNLLDNSMELLVIRVDDNSISSATRVISDYLYNYFGMRGDLDDLAEAMENHDPPSPKFAVIIDGDSLKLALSDELKTKFLLLCKQCKSVLCCRVSPAQKAAVVRLVKNTLGVMTLSVGDGANDVAMIQEADVGVGIAGEEGRQAVMSSDYAIGQFRFLTRLLLVHGRWSYKRLAEMIPNFFYKNVVFTFALFWYGIESSFDGAYLFEYTYVMFFNLAFTSLPVIFMGVLDQDVSDVISLHVPQLYRRGILRLEWTQGKFWRYMVDGFYQSFISYFFPYFIYWTGMFESSNGRPLNHRFWMGLAVCSIAVLSCNLYILTNQFRWDWLSLLINVISSLLVYFWSGVYSSSTFSGEFYSAAAEMLGSLIYWAVLLVGVIAALVPHFSLKAYQQIFHPRDIDLIRERWYLGDYDGLEEEAENANSFPTNKGPDIAPYKGSFMGSSMSDGSGATATSATPNSLNKRLSNSMPWKRKSQSPQATDYSFGSDQPREMTSPEYIRFGNDQIKSEEYDFDAIHNDNSQVPYRANSSARRQSYRRQSGIDSQTRQSLDVLRHSLRMEQPMPRSSMDNGIRTSMDTSDLTTAEGLMHVMSRD comes from the coding sequence ATGGCTGCTGTGCCGATTATTGTGATTGTGTGTATCACGGCGGTGAAAGACGCTATTGAGGATTACAGGCGGAcgattttggatttggatcTGAACAATACTGCTACAGAGATTCTTGCATATAACCACAACTACAATGTGACAGACGAGAGTGTGTCGGCATGGAGAAAGTTTAAGAAAGCCAATACGCGGTTGATGTTGCGGATTATTCGAGCCGTCAACCGACaaagagagaaaaagaagctcAAGAAAATGGGTAAACCCTATGACAGTTCTGCTAGCGGTGACCAGATTGGCCATGAGCTCACTAGAGCCACTACTATTTATTCCATGCGCAACTCTTACTCCATGTCGGATATGGGAGATAGTACAACAAAAGACTTAGGAAACGGTATGAGAAACAGCTATGACGATAGCCGGAACCCTTTTGCAGATTCTACTGCGCATGTCAAAGACACACCAGTTGCACCAATTGTTGACAACACTCATCCATCAGCTGGAAAGGCTCGATTTAGAAAAGATTTCTGGAAAAACGTGCGAGTGGGCGATTTTGTTCGGATACGAAACAACGACGAGATTCCCGCTGACATTGTAGTCCTTTCGACATCGGACGGTGATGGAGCTTGCTATATCGAGACTAAGAATTTGGATGGAGAGTCTAATTTAAAGGTTCGTCAGGCTTTGAAGTGTGGTGAGGGCATCAAACATTCCGATGACTGCGAGAAGAGCAAGTTTTGGATCGAGTCTGAGGGTCCATTACCAAATTTGTATGCATACAATGGTGTGGCCAAGTGGCTCGATAACAGTGAGAACGGTATGGGTGAGGGTATTGGAGGTAGTTATGACTACCAACATGATCCCGAGCAAGCCACTAGATCAGAACCAATATCTATTAACAACGTGCTGTTAAGAGGCTGTTCGCTTAGAAACACCGAATGGGTTATCGGCGTGGTAATTTTTACTGGTGTCGAGACCAAGATCATGCTCAATGCTGGTCAAACTCCTACAAAGAGGAGTAGAATCTCTAGAGAGTTGAATATTTCGGTAATGTTCAACTTTATTTTGCTATTTATTCTTTGTTTTGTATCTGGTGTGCTAAACGGTATAGAGTTTGGCAAGAGTAACACGTCTATCGACTTTTTCGAATATGGATCAATTGGTGGTAGTCCTCCTGTGGATGGTCTTGTTACGTTCTGGGCAGCAGTCATTCTGTATCAGTCGTTGGTTCCTATTTCACTGTACATTTCCATTGAGATTGTAAAGACAATCCAGGCGTTTTTCATTTACAGCGATTACCATATGTACTACGAGCCCATTGACTATCCTTGTACGCCAAAGTCGTGGAATATTTCCGATGATTTGGGTCAAATTGAGTACATTTTCTCTGATAAGACAGGTACTCTGACGCAGAACATCATGGAGTTCAAAAAGTGCACCATTAACGGCATGGCCTATGGTAAAGCATACACGGAGGCTATGGCTGGaatgagaaaaagagaaggcatcgatgttgttgaagaagccCAACGCATGAAAATTGagattgctgctgacaaGAAAGAGATGATTAGGTCATTGCAACAGATTAGCGATAACAATCAGTtgattgatgatgaggttacttttatttcttctcGGTTTGTGAAAGACCTTGCTAGTGGAGAAGATCGAGAGCAACAGAGGGCCAATGGCCACTTTATGCTAGCTCTTGCTTTATGCCATTCGGTCTTGACtgagaagagcaagaagtATCCTGGTCGCTTGGACTTTAAAGCTCAGTCACCAGACGAAGCTGCGTTGGTGGCTACTGCTCGTGATGTTGGATTCAGCTTTTTGGAGAGAACGCAAAAAGGTGTCATCTTGAACGTTCAAGGAGTAGAACAGGAGTATCAAATTTTAAACACTCTGGAGTTTAACTCTACtagaaagagaatgagCGCTATTGTCAAGTTCAAATCTGGCCAGGATGGCTgtgagaaagaaaagattcTTCTTATTTGTAAGGGTGCTGATAGtgttatttattcacgTCTGAAACCTGGTGAGCAAGAAGTTCTCCGTAAAGAGACTGCGCTACATTTGGAACAGTTTGCTAACGAGGGTCTGCGTACGTTATGTATTGCCGAGCGTGAACTTACTTCTGAGGAATACCATGATTTCAACCGTCGTCATgaacttgctgctgctgcaattgTTAACCGTGAAGAGAAGATTGAAGAAGTTGCAGATGCCTTTGAACGTAACTTGACGCTCATTGGAGGTACTGCCATTGAAGATAGATTACAAGATGGTGTTCCTGAATCCATTGCTCTTCTCAGTGATGCTGGTATCAAGCTTTGGGTTCTAACTGGTGATAAGGTCGAGACTGCTATCAACATCGGCTTTTCGTGTAATCTTCTCGATAACTCGATGGAGTTGCTTGTCATTCGTGTCGACGATAACTCAATTAGCAGTGCTACAAGAGTCATTTCTGATTATCTTTACAACTACTTTGGTATGAGAGGTGATTTGGATGACTTGGCGGAAGCTATGGAGAATCACGACCCACCATCACCTAAGTTTGCTGTTATTATCGATGGTGACAGTCTTAAACTTGCTCTTAGTGATGAATTGAAGACCAAATTCTTGCTTCTGTGTAAACAATGCAAGTCGGTTCTATGTTGCCGTGTGAGTCCCGCCCAAaaggctgctgttgtaCGCTTGGTAAAGAACACCCTTGGTGTCATGACTCTCTCAGTTGGTGATGGAGCTAATGATGTTGCTATGATCCAGGAAGCTGATGTTGGTGTGGGTATTGCTGGTGAGGAGGGTCGTCAAGCAGTCATGTCGTCCGACTATGCTATTGGGCAATTCCGTTTCCTAACAAGATTGCTACTGGTTCATGGCCGATGGTCGTATAAGAGACTGGCGGAAATGATCCCCAACTTCTTTTATAAGAACGTTGTGTTTACATTTGCTCTGTTTTGGTATGGTATTGAGTCAAGTTTTGATGGCGCTTATCTGTTTGAGTATACATATGTGATGTTTTTCAATTTGGCGTTCACTTCTTTGCCAGTTATCTTCATGGGTGTTTTGGATCAAGATGTTAGTGACGTTATTTCTTTACATGTTCCTCAATTATATCGTAGAGGTATCTTACGGTTGGAATGGACTCAAGGCAAGTTTTGGCGATATATGGTGGATGGTTTTTACCAATCATTCATTTCGTACTTTTTCCCCTATTTCATTTACTGGACCGGTATGTTTGAGTCTTCCAATGGAAGACCCTTGAATCATAGATTCTGGATGGGTTTGGCTGTTTGCTCGATTGCCGTGCTTTCCTGTAATCTTTACATTTTGACCAACCAGTTCAGATGGGATTGGCTTTCGCTTTTGATCAACGTTATCAGTTCATTGCTAGTCTATTTCTGGAGTGGAGTTTACTCAAGTTCGACCTTTTCCGGTGAGTTTTATAGCGCTGCCGCCGAGATGTTGGGCTCGCTTATTTACTGGGCCGTACTTTTGGTTGGTGTTATAGCTGCTTTGGTACCTCACTTTTCGCTCAAGGCATATCAACAAATTTTCCACCCTAGAGACATTGATCTCATCAGAGAAAGATGGTATCTTGGAGATTATGATGGcttggaagaagaagcggaGAACGCTAACTCATTCCCCACTAATAAGGGCCCTGACATTGCTCCATATAAGGGCTCATTTATGGGCTCCTCTATGAGCGATGGATCTGGTGCTACGGCCACATCTGCTACTCCCAACTCATTAAACAAGAGATTATCCAATAGCATGCCTTGGAAGCGCAAGTCGCAGTCTCCACAAGCAACCGACTACAGTTTCGGAAGTGACCAGCCAAGAGAAATGACGTCTCCAGAATACATTCGATTTGGAAATGACCAGATAAAGTCAGAGGAGTATGATTTTGACGCTATCCACAATGATAACTCTCAGGTACCATACCGAGCAAATTCCTCTGCTAGAAGGCAAAGCTATAGAAGACAGTCGGGAATTGATTCCCAAACCAGACAATCTTTAGATGTGCTGAGACATAGCCTGCGTATGGAACAACCAATGCCACGGTCTTCAATGGACAATGGTATCAGAACTTCAATGGACACCTCTGACCTCACCACAGCTGAAGGACTAATGCATGTTATGAGTAGAGATTAA
- the EKI1 gene encoding bifunctional choline kinase/ethanolamine kinase EKI1 (Ethanolamine kinase; primarily responsible for phosphatidylethanolamine synthesis via the CDP-ethanolamine pathway; exhibits some choline kinase activity, thus contributing to phosphatidylcholine synthesis via the CDP-choline pathway; EKI1 has a paralog, CKI1, that arose from the whole genome duplication; GO_component: GO:0005737 - cytoplasm [Evidence IDA] [PMID 14562095]; GO_function: GO:0005524 - ATP binding [Evidence IEA]; GO_function: GO:0004103 - choline kinase activity [Evidence IDA,IGI,ISS] [PMID 10329685]; GO_function: GO:0004305 - ethanolamine kinase activity [Evidence IEA]; GO_function: GO:0004305 - ethanolamine kinase activity [Evidence IDA,IGI,IMP,ISS] [PMID 10329685]; GO_function: GO:0016301 - kinase activity [Evidence IEA]; GO_function: GO:0000166 - nucleotide binding [Evidence IEA]; GO_function: GO:0016773 - phosphotransferase activity, alcohol group as acceptor [Evidence IEA]; GO_function: GO:0016740 - transferase activity [Evidence IEA]; GO_function: GO:0016772 - transferase activity, transferring phosphorus-containing groups [Evidence IEA]; GO_process: GO:0006629 - lipid metabolic process [Evidence IEA]; GO_process: GO:0006656 - phosphatidylcholine biosynthetic process [Evidence IGI,IMP] [PMID 10329685]; GO_process: GO:0006646 - phosphatidylethanolamine biosynthetic process [Evidence IEA]; GO_process: GO:0006646 - phosphatidylethanolamine biosynthetic process [Evidence IGI,IMP] [PMID 10329685]; GO_process: GO:0008654 - phospholipid biosynthetic process [Evidence IEA]; GO_process: GO:0016310 - phosphorylation [Evidence IEA]), with protein sequence MNKLEPVILESRRSKGSSTSNDETSSAKDSQNDTSPTLSTLSHDQPLQSYSVDTSYDPLYAMEYTLTLNQAEAAAASDPYSTVKELVLKVFSRNTTSPPQHKYTLDISELKGGITNVLLHGVYRTAGVTSPIERQFLVRAYGNGTSAIIDRDREFATHLSLYSLGLAPPLYSRFANGLIYGFIPAKSCHYTDLSDPEIIRGVSNKLAEWHVKLDRDIIQTQIIDTKRKFSSQPGRTPKFATDIWDVLSQWIETMPTGVVNVDKADLKRELVWIKETIGNVSPEVVSHCDLLSGNILVPEQWEKSDYQTISSADVSELVSSKAPYSPSQLVTFIDYEYAMPAPRGFDLANHFMEWQGFECKTELIPEPSKSNPVLRYWAFHYLSALSHFSGSSASAHVTDADIDSLIQELVSWWGMPGFYWGIWSAIQSSISDIDFDYKNYATLRLNEYYAWKKTYEKN encoded by the coding sequence ATGAACAAATTAGAACCAGTGATCCTCGAATCTCGAAGATCAAAAGGATCTTCAACATCCAATGATGAAACTTCATCTGCTAAAGATTCACAAAATGATACCTCTCCGACTTTATCAACTCTTTCTCATGATCAACCATTACAATCCTATTCAGTAGATACCTCCTACGACCCTCTTTACGCCATGGAATACACTTTGACTCTCAACCAGGCAGAAGCTGCCGCTGCATCTGATCCATATTCTACCGTAAAAGAATTAGTGTTGAAGGTATTCTCTCGCAATACCACATCTCCTCCACAGCATAAGTACACCTTGGATATATCTGAACTGAAGGGCGGTATCACAAATGTGCTTCTTCATGGTGTTTATAGGACCGCTGGTGTTACATCACCTATTGAGAGACAGTTTCTAGTTCGCGCCTATGGTAATGGTACCAGTGCTATTATTGATAGGGACAGAGAATTTGCGACTCATCTGAGTTTGTATTCTCTAGGCTTGGCCCCTCCCTTGTACAGTCGATTTGCCAATGGACTTATTTATGGTTTCATCCCTGCCAAATCCTGTCATTATACTGATCTGTCTGATCCGGAAATTATTCGTGGTGTATCCAACAAACTGGCAGAATGGCATGTCAAACTGGATAGAGATATCATTCAAACCCAAATTATAGACACCAAGCGGAAATTCTCTTCTCAGCCAGGCCGCACTCCAAAGTTTGCGACAGATATCTGGGACGTTTTATCCCAATGGATTGAGACCATGCCCACTGGTGTTGTAAATGTTGATAAAGCTGATCTCAAGCGAGAACTGGTCTGGATCAAAGAGACTATTGGTAACGTGAGCCCTGAAGTTGTGTCTCATTGCGATCTTTTGAGCGGTAACATTCTCGTCCCCGAACAATGGGAAAAGTCAGACTATCAGACTATTTCCAGCGCAGATGTGTCAGAGTTAGTTTCATCTAAAGCACCATACAGTCCTTCACAGCTTGTAACCTTTATCGACTACGAATATGCTATGCCTGCACCCAGAGGATTCGATCTTGCAAACCATTTCATGGAATGGCAAGGGTTTGAATGTAAGACTGAGCTTATTCCAGAACCATCTAAATCGAATCCAGTGCTACGCTATTGGGCTTTCCATTACCTTTCTGCCTTGAGCCACTTTTCAGGAAGCTCAGCATCTGCACATGTCACCGATGCCGATATCGATAGTCTCATCCAAGAGCTGGTCTCCTGGTGGGGTATGCCCGGATTTTACTGGGGTATCTGGTCTGCTATTCAGTCTAGTATCAGCGACATTGATTTTGACTACAAAAACTATGCCACGCTGCGACTTAACGAGTACTATGCCTGGAAGAAGACTTACGAGAaaaattga